In Equus quagga isolate Etosha38 chromosome 14, UCLA_HA_Equagga_1.0, whole genome shotgun sequence, one DNA window encodes the following:
- the LDHA gene encoding L-lactate dehydrogenase A chain codes for MATVKDQLIQNLLKEEHVPQNKITVVGVGAVGMACAISILMKDLADELALVDVIEDKLKGEMMDLQHGSLFLRTPKIVSGKDYSVTAHSKLVIITAGARQQEGESRLNLVQRNVNIFKFIIPNVVKYSPNCKLLVVSNPVDILTYVAWKISGFPKNRVIGSGCNLDSARFRYLMGERLGVHPLSCHGWILGEHGDSSVPVWSGVNVAGVSLKNLHPELGTDADKEHWKEVHKQVVDSAYEVIKLKGYTSWAIGLSVADLAESIMKNLRRVHPISTMIKGLYGIKEDVFLSVPCILGQNGISDVVKVTLTPEEEARLKKSADTLWGIQKELQF; via the exons ATGGCAACTGTCAAGGATCAGCTGATTCAGAATCTTCTTAAGGAAGAACATGTCCCCCAGAATAAGATTACAGTTGTTGGGGTTGGTGCTGTTGGTATGGCCTGTGCCATCAGTATCTTAATGAAG gACTTGGCTGATGAACTTGCTCTTGTGGATGTCATTGAAGACAAATTGAAGGGAGAGATGATGGATCTCCAACATGGCAGCCTTTTCCTTAGAACACCAAAAATTGTCTCTGGCAAAG ACTATAGTGTGACTGCACACTCGAAGCTGGTTATCATCACAGCTGGGGCACGTCAGCAGGAGGGAGAAAGCCGTCTTAATTTGGTCCAGCGTAACGTGAACATCTTTAAATTCATCATTCCTAATGTTGTAAAATACAGTCCAAACTGCAAGTTGCTTGTTGTTTCCAATCCAG TGGATATCTTGACCTATGTGGCTTGGAAGATAAGCGGCTTTCCCAAAAACCGTGTTATCGGAAGTGGTTGCAACCTGGATTCAGCCCGGTTCCGTTACCTAATGGGAGAAAGGCTGGGAGTTCACCCATTAAGCTGTCATGGGTGGATCCTTGGGGAGCATGGAGATTCTAGTG TGCCTGTCTGGAGTGGAGTGAACGTGGCTGGTGTCTCCCTGAAGAATCTGCACCCTGAGTTAGGCACTGATGCAGATAAGGAACACTGGAAGGAGGTTCACAAACAGGTGGTTGACAG TGCTTATGAGGTGATCAAACTGAAAGGCTACACATCCTGGGCCATTGGACTGTCTGTGGCAGATTTGGCAGAAAGTATAATGAAGAATCTTAGGCGAGTGCATCCAATTTCCACCATGATTAAG GGTCTCTATGGAATAAAAGAAGACGTCTTCCTTAGTGTGCCGTGCATCCTGGGACAGAATGGAATCTCAGATGTTGTGAAGGTGACTCTGACTCCTGAGGAAGAGGCCCGTTTGAAGAAGAGCGCAGATACGCTTTGGGGGATCCAAAAAGAGCTGCAGTTTTAA